In one Chitinophaga sancti genomic region, the following are encoded:
- a CDS encoding sugar phosphate isomerase/epimerase family protein: MKTIKGPGIFLAQFLGDTAPFNTLDNICKWAAGLGFKGVQIPTSDPNIFDLQKAAESKTYADEIKGLVQSAGLEITELSTHLQGQLVAVHPAFSDLFDGFAPAEKRGNPAARTEWAIQQLKYAAKASRNLGLDAHATFSGALLWHTVYPWPQRPAGLVETGFQELAKRWLPILNEFEENGVDLCYEIHPGEDLHDGATYERFLEATGNHTRACLLYDPSHFVLQCLDYLEYIDIYHERIKMFHVKDAEFNPTGRSGVYGGYQGWVDRPGRFRSLGDGQVDFKAVFSKLTQYDFSGWAVMEWECCLKHPEDGAREGAPFIKDHIIRVTEKAFDDFASAGADESLNRKVLGLE, translated from the coding sequence ATGAAAACTATCAAAGGACCGGGCATATTTCTGGCGCAGTTCCTAGGTGATACTGCCCCTTTCAATACATTGGATAACATCTGTAAATGGGCTGCCGGCTTAGGTTTTAAAGGCGTGCAGATCCCTACTTCAGATCCAAATATCTTCGATTTGCAAAAAGCTGCTGAAAGCAAAACTTATGCGGATGAGATCAAAGGTTTAGTACAATCTGCAGGGCTGGAAATTACTGAACTCTCTACACATTTACAGGGGCAACTGGTTGCCGTACATCCTGCATTCAGTGACCTGTTCGATGGTTTTGCACCTGCTGAGAAAAGAGGTAACCCTGCTGCACGCACGGAATGGGCGATTCAGCAATTGAAATACGCTGCAAAAGCAAGCCGTAACCTGGGCCTGGATGCACACGCTACTTTCAGTGGTGCATTGCTCTGGCATACGGTATATCCATGGCCACAGCGTCCTGCAGGCCTGGTTGAAACAGGTTTCCAGGAACTGGCTAAGCGATGGCTGCCGATCCTCAATGAGTTTGAAGAAAATGGCGTAGACCTCTGTTATGAAATTCATCCTGGTGAAGATCTCCATGATGGTGCTACCTACGAGCGTTTCCTGGAGGCTACCGGCAACCATACACGTGCTTGCCTGCTCTACGATCCAAGCCATTTTGTATTACAATGCCTGGATTACCTGGAGTACATAGATATTTACCACGAGCGGATCAAAATGTTCCATGTAAAAGATGCTGAATTCAATCCTACGGGCCGTTCCGGAGTATATGGCGGTTACCAGGGTTGGGTAGATCGCCCGGGCAGATTCCGTTCTCTGGGAGATGGCCAGGTTGATTTTAAAGCTGTATTCAGCAAACTGACGCAATATGATTTCTCAGGCTGGGCTGTGATGGAATGGGAGTGCTGTCTGAAGCATCCGGAAGATGGTGCGAGAGAAGGTGCGCCGTTCATCAAAGATCACATTATCCGTGTGACAGAAAAGGCGTTTGACGATTTTGCCAGTGCTGGAGCGGACGAAAGCCTGAACCGGAAAGTACTCGGCCTGGAGTAA
- a CDS encoding Gfo/Idh/MocA family protein: MNRKLRMGMIGGGKNAFIGAIHRIAANMDGLIELKAGAFSSDPEISKASGEMLFLHPDRTYPDYKTMLEAEANKPADEKLDFIAIVTPNHVHFEPAMLALEKGFHVAIDKPITFTLEEAKQLKAKVDATGLSLLLTHTYTGYPMVKQAKQMVKDGVFGKIRKVYVEYPQGWLSTFSEKDSKGAAWRTDPSRSGKAGCMGDIGTHAANLAEYISGLKIDKLCADLNIVVPGRALDDDGGVLLKFDNGASGVLIASQVAAGEENNLTIRVYGEKGGIEWHQMEPNTLLVKWLDKPAEIYRAGNNYGGLQSSYAIHNTRTPGGHPEGYLEAFGNLYRNFALTLQAKLKGETPAPEALDFPGADDGVRGMAFIENVVKSGHSNEKWTKFEI; this comes from the coding sequence ATGAACCGTAAGTTACGAATGGGTATGATTGGGGGCGGAAAGAATGCCTTCATCGGTGCTATTCATAGAATCGCTGCGAATATGGATGGTCTGATTGAACTAAAAGCAGGTGCATTCAGTTCTGACCCGGAAATCTCCAAAGCCTCCGGCGAAATGTTGTTCCTTCACCCCGACAGGACTTATCCTGACTACAAAACGATGCTGGAAGCAGAAGCAAATAAGCCGGCAGATGAAAAACTGGATTTTATTGCGATTGTTACACCCAACCATGTGCACTTTGAACCAGCGATGCTCGCGCTGGAAAAAGGTTTCCATGTAGCGATTGACAAGCCCATCACATTTACCCTCGAAGAAGCCAAACAACTAAAAGCAAAGGTAGATGCCACAGGCCTCTCCTTATTACTCACCCATACTTACACTGGTTACCCTATGGTAAAGCAGGCTAAGCAAATGGTGAAAGATGGTGTATTTGGCAAGATCAGAAAGGTATATGTTGAATATCCACAGGGTTGGCTGAGCACTTTCTCTGAAAAAGATAGCAAAGGAGCTGCCTGGCGTACAGACCCCAGCCGTTCAGGAAAAGCAGGCTGCATGGGCGATATCGGTACACACGCTGCCAATCTGGCTGAATATATCAGTGGGCTGAAAATCGACAAACTGTGTGCAGATCTCAATATTGTAGTACCAGGTCGTGCTTTGGATGATGATGGTGGGGTATTGCTGAAATTTGATAATGGTGCATCTGGTGTGCTCATTGCCTCCCAGGTGGCTGCCGGTGAAGAAAATAATCTGACCATCAGGGTTTATGGTGAAAAAGGTGGTATTGAATGGCACCAGATGGAACCTAATACCCTACTTGTAAAATGGCTGGATAAACCGGCTGAAATTTATCGCGCAGGCAATAACTACGGTGGTTTACAAAGTAGTTATGCTATCCACAATACCCGCACTCCCGGCGGGCATCCGGAGGGTTACCTGGAAGCATTCGGGAACCTGTATCGCAACTTCGCACTCACGTTACAGGCTAAACTGAAAGGTGAAACGCCTGCTCCTGAGGCACTTGATTTTCCTGGTGCAGATGATGGCGTAAGAGGGATGGCCTTCATAGAAAACGTCGTTAAATCGGGACATAGCAACGAAAAATGGACAAAATTTGAAATCTAA
- a CDS encoding DUF4253 domain-containing protein, with protein MSKVLLSFAAVTLLFSCTYIGKEVPISEQDRILADSLHIERSAISDIRTLTTAPFHMLGENAGLEFEYHPKAEKYERIRKKLLAAGYFLFKSEENYGNLPDQYALIKSKDQFDIIQLKCTAAPNYDISNDSLLIRLHDWHNRYSLEILGAGSDWFEARIAHIPAAELDSFAREVHAFCPDIAEEGVGNVEDLVQELKDSKTLYLWWD; from the coding sequence ATGAGCAAAGTTCTGTTATCCTTTGCGGCTGTCACCCTTCTCTTTTCCTGCACCTACATAGGAAAAGAGGTACCTATCAGTGAACAGGATCGTATTTTAGCTGATTCCCTGCATATTGAGCGAAGCGCTATATCCGATATCCGAACCCTCACTACAGCACCCTTTCATATGCTGGGAGAAAATGCCGGGCTGGAGTTTGAATATCATCCAAAAGCGGAAAAATATGAGCGGATCCGTAAAAAGCTGCTGGCAGCGGGCTATTTCCTCTTTAAATCCGAAGAAAACTACGGCAATCTGCCTGACCAGTATGCATTGATCAAATCCAAAGATCAGTTTGACATCATTCAATTAAAATGCACCGCTGCGCCTAATTATGACATTTCTAATGACAGCCTGCTGATCAGACTGCATGATTGGCATAATCGTTATTCGCTTGAAATTCTCGGCGCAGGCAGCGATTGGTTCGAAGCCCGCATCGCCCATATTCCTGCGGCAGAACTCGATTCATTTGCCAGGGAGGTCCATGCTTTTTGCCCGGATATTGCGGAGGAAGGCGTTGGAAATGTGGAAGATCTGGTCCAGGAGCTGAAAGACTCGAAAACTTTGTATCTCTGGTGGGATTAA
- the secA gene encoding preprotein translocase subunit SecA yields the protein MLGFLTKLFGGHKSERDINTIMPVVKKINEEYEKLQSLPVDQLRNKTQDFRQRIKAHLSKIDGVIAEKQTEAEQTEEVTVKDTIYQEVDKLKKDRDKQIEEILKEILPEAFATVKAAAYRLTNNPTITATATQLDRELAVRKDYLSIEGDNVTWKNTWTAAGSQVTWNMVHYDVQLIGGIVLHEGKISEMATGEGKTLVSTLPAYLNALAGEGVHIVTVNDYLARRDSEWNGPLFEFLGITVDCIDKHQPNTAERRAAYLADITYGTNNEFGFDYLRDNMVHTPDEMVQRKHHFAMVDEVDSVLVDDARTPLIISGPIPRGEEQEFHTLKPRIERLINAQRQATNQFLIEAKKLIAEGKDDPKTGGLALMRAWRGLPKSGALIKYLSEPGIKVYLQKAENYYLADQQREMPKVDEELYFSIDEKNNTVDLTDKGIHLITQSGEDPNFFIMPDVGSEIAEIEKLELSADEKLHRKDALLQDFAQKSDRIHSVQQLLKAYTLFDKDVEYVVMDEKVKIVDEQTGRILDGRRYSDGLHQAIEAKENVKVEAATQTFATVTLQNYFRMYHKLAGMTGTAVTEAGEFWEIYKLDVVTIPTNLPITRKDNEDLVYKTKRDKYRAVIDEVKKLQAEGRPVLVGTTSVEVSELLSKLLTLDKVPHNVLNAKQHAREAQIVAEAGLKGAVTIATNMAGRGTDIKLGPGVKDAGGLAIIGTERHESRRVDRQLRGRAGRQGDPGTSQFFVSLEDDLMRMFGSDRIAGLMDRMGYKEGEVIQHSMITRSIERAQKKVEENNFGIRKRLLEYDDVMNKQRTVIYAKRNHALFGERLAIDIDNSFYDVAESIANTHRETGDLEALKLDAILNFAIDVDVTQEELTKGDVNALASKLYQAAKENYHRKVQDVAQNTLPVIKQIYEEQGHHIENISIPFTDGKRGVNVLANLQKVVDTNGYETINSLERNITLSLIDDAWKEHLRAMDDLKQSVQSAVWEQKDPLLIYKFEAFNLFKEVTAETSKEIVSFLCKCGIPVQEDGRAQQQQQQQQQRQQAQIREAREQQPRTDMSKLRATHQDFETTNGHEAQEYATNAEPVKQDPVKVGPKVGRNDPCPCGSGKKFKNCHGKDL from the coding sequence ATGTTAGGTTTTTTAACAAAACTTTTTGGCGGGCATAAATCGGAGCGAGATATCAACACGATCATGCCTGTGGTGAAAAAGATCAACGAGGAGTATGAAAAACTGCAATCCCTGCCTGTAGACCAGCTGCGTAACAAAACGCAGGATTTTCGCCAACGGATCAAAGCCCATTTGTCGAAGATTGACGGTGTAATTGCTGAGAAACAGACTGAGGCTGAACAGACTGAAGAGGTAACTGTAAAAGATACCATCTATCAGGAAGTGGACAAGCTGAAGAAAGACAGAGATAAACAAATTGAAGAAATACTGAAGGAAATATTGCCTGAAGCATTTGCAACTGTAAAAGCGGCTGCTTATCGCCTCACCAATAATCCAACCATTACTGCCACAGCTACTCAGCTGGACAGAGAACTGGCAGTAAGAAAAGATTACCTGAGCATTGAAGGTGACAATGTGACGTGGAAAAATACATGGACTGCTGCTGGTAGCCAGGTAACCTGGAACATGGTACATTATGATGTACAGCTCATAGGTGGTATCGTACTCCACGAAGGTAAGATCTCCGAAATGGCAACAGGTGAAGGTAAAACCCTCGTATCTACCCTGCCTGCTTACCTGAATGCATTGGCTGGCGAAGGTGTTCACATTGTAACAGTGAACGATTACCTCGCTCGTCGTGACTCTGAGTGGAATGGTCCTCTCTTCGAATTCCTGGGTATCACCGTAGATTGTATCGACAAGCACCAGCCTAATACCGCTGAACGTCGTGCAGCTTACCTGGCTGACATTACCTATGGTACCAACAATGAATTTGGTTTTGACTACCTCCGTGATAACATGGTGCATACACCAGACGAAATGGTGCAACGTAAGCACCACTTTGCCATGGTGGATGAAGTGGATAGCGTATTGGTGGATGACGCCCGTACCCCTCTCATCATCTCCGGCCCTATCCCCCGTGGAGAAGAACAGGAGTTCCATACATTAAAACCTCGCATCGAACGTCTGATCAATGCGCAACGCCAGGCAACTAACCAGTTCCTGATCGAAGCTAAAAAACTGATCGCTGAAGGTAAAGATGACCCCAAAACAGGTGGTCTCGCCCTGATGCGTGCATGGCGCGGTTTACCAAAAAGCGGTGCGCTGATCAAATACCTGAGCGAACCAGGTATCAAAGTATACTTACAGAAAGCGGAGAACTATTACCTCGCCGACCAACAGCGCGAAATGCCAAAGGTTGATGAGGAACTGTACTTCAGCATCGATGAAAAAAATAATACCGTAGACCTGACAGATAAAGGTATTCACCTGATCACACAATCCGGTGAAGATCCAAACTTCTTCATCATGCCTGACGTAGGCTCTGAGATCGCTGAGATCGAAAAGCTGGAACTGAGCGCTGATGAAAAACTGCACCGTAAAGATGCCCTCCTGCAGGACTTCGCACAGAAATCTGATCGTATCCACTCCGTTCAGCAATTGCTGAAAGCATATACCCTCTTCGATAAAGATGTAGAGTATGTGGTAATGGATGAAAAAGTGAAGATCGTAGATGAACAAACAGGTCGTATCCTGGATGGCCGTCGTTATTCCGATGGTTTACACCAGGCAATTGAAGCGAAAGAAAACGTAAAAGTGGAAGCTGCTACGCAAACATTCGCAACAGTAACCCTGCAGAACTACTTCCGTATGTATCACAAGCTGGCTGGTATGACCGGTACAGCGGTGACAGAAGCGGGTGAGTTCTGGGAAATCTACAAACTGGATGTTGTTACCATTCCAACTAACCTCCCTATTACCCGTAAGGATAATGAGGACTTAGTATATAAAACAAAGCGTGACAAATACAGGGCCGTAATCGACGAAGTGAAGAAACTGCAGGCAGAAGGACGCCCGGTACTGGTAGGTACTACCTCCGTAGAGGTGTCTGAGTTACTGAGCAAGTTGCTGACACTCGATAAAGTGCCTCACAATGTATTGAACGCAAAACAACACGCACGTGAAGCACAGATCGTAGCAGAAGCGGGGCTGAAAGGTGCTGTGACCATCGCTACCAACATGGCAGGTCGTGGTACGGATATCAAGCTCGGACCTGGTGTGAAAGATGCAGGTGGTCTGGCCATCATTGGTACAGAACGCCATGAAAGCCGTCGTGTAGACCGCCAGTTGCGTGGTCGTGCCGGTCGTCAGGGAGATCCCGGTACCTCTCAGTTCTTTGTATCCCTGGAAGATGACCTGATGCGTATGTTCGGTTCTGATCGTATCGCAGGTCTGATGGACCGTATGGGCTATAAAGAAGGAGAAGTGATCCAGCATAGCATGATCACCCGTTCCATCGAAAGAGCACAGAAGAAAGTAGAAGAAAATAACTTCGGTATCCGTAAGCGTTTGCTGGAATACGATGACGTGATGAACAAACAACGTACAGTGATCTACGCTAAACGTAATCACGCCTTGTTTGGCGAACGCCTGGCGATCGATATCGACAACTCATTCTATGATGTAGCAGAAAGCATTGCAAATACACACAGGGAAACCGGTGACCTGGAAGCACTGAAACTGGATGCGATCCTCAATTTCGCGATCGATGTGGATGTTACCCAGGAAGAACTGACCAAGGGTGATGTTAATGCACTGGCATCTAAACTGTATCAAGCAGCAAAAGAGAACTACCATCGTAAAGTGCAGGATGTTGCGCAGAATACACTGCCAGTCATCAAGCAGATCTACGAAGAGCAGGGTCACCATATTGAGAATATCTCTATTCCATTTACTGATGGCAAGAGAGGTGTGAATGTACTGGCTAACCTGCAGAAAGTGGTAGACACCAATGGTTACGAAACCATCAATTCCCTGGAGCGTAACATCACCCTGTCACTGATTGATGATGCGTGGAAAGAGCACCTGCGTGCAATGGATGACCTGAAACAATCTGTACAGAGTGCGGTGTGGGAACAGAAAGATCCACTGTTAATTTACAAGTTCGAGGCTTTCAATCTCTTCAAAGAGGTGACTGCGGAGACAAGTAAGGAGATCGTATCTTTCCTGTGTAAATGTGGAATTCCGGTACAGGAAGATGGACGTGCACAACAGCAACAGCAGCAACAACAACAGCGTCAGCAGGCACAGATCAGGGAGGCCAGAGAGCAGCAGCCGCGTACTGATATGAGCAAGCTGAGGGCAACACATCAGGATTTTGAGACGACGAATGGCCATGAGGCGCAGGAGTATGCTACAAATGCGGAGCCGGTGAAGCAGGATCCGGTGAAGGTGGGGCCTAAGGTTGGGAGAAATGATCCTTGCCCTTGTGGTAGTGGAAAGAAGTTTAAGAATTGTCATGGGAAGGATTTGTAG